TCTTTAGCGCGCTGCCATTCCGCCGTAATCTGGCTCACGGTTGCCAGTTTGGTCGAAAAGCCGCTGAAGGTTACCCAAAGCATCAGGGTTAGGGCGGTGAATCCAAATTTTTGTTTCATAGCGAGAAGTAATGGTTTGAGAACCAAAGTTAAATCCGGTAGGCAGGTTTGCAAGCCTTCGCCCGGATTTCTACTCAAAAACGAGCGTAAAATAAAAATCGAACCGAAAATGTGATTTGCATCGCTTTTTCGTTTAAAATGTAGATCCGTTTAGCAAGCAACAAATCAACTATGTTATTACCCGCCGAATACACCCGCTACGAAAAACATCTGAACCTGCCAGAAATTGGCGTGGAAGGACAATTGAAGTTAAAACAGGCTCGTGTTCTGGTGGTAGGCGCCGGTGGATTGGGTTGCCCGGTTTTGCTGTATTTAACCGCGGCTGGCGTCGGTTCCATTGGTGTTATTGACCCCGATACGGTTGCCATTAGTAACCTGCAAAGGCAGGTAATTTACACTACAGAACAAGTAGGTAAACCGAAGGCAACGGTAGCCGTAAATTCACTCAAAAAAATCAACCCGGAAATCAGCTTCAACGCCTACGCGTATGCGCTCGACCGTTCAAACGCCCGGACGATCATCGACGAATACGATTTGGTGGTGGACTGTACCGACAACTTTACGGTTCGCTACCTGGTCAACGACGTCTGCGTGATGCAGGAGAAGCCGTTTATTTATGGAGCCATCCACCGTTTTGAAGGACAGGTGGCGGTTTTGAACGCCCGGCTGGCACCTTCCGAGTTCCAGCCCGAGGAAATTCGGCGCGGCCCGACGTACCGCTGTCTGTTTCCGGAGTTTCCGAATCAGATGGAAATTCCGAATTGCGCCGAAACGGGCGTCCTTGGCGTTTTGCCCGGTGTGATCGGCACTTACCAGGCCAACGAGGTCATTAAACTGATCACGGGCGTTGGTCACTCGCTGAGCGAAGAACTGCTGATGGTGGATCTGCTGGCGATGTCGTTTCAGAAAATTCGGGTTCGCCGACGGCTTGACGCCGAAACAGCCGCCCAGAACGGATGGGAAGAAGGCCAGCGCACCGTTGCAAAAACCGAAATCCGCCAGAGCATCACCGCCCTGGAACTGGCCCAACGGCTGACGAAGGACGAAGATATTTTTCTGCTCGATGTCCGCGAACGACCCGAATATAACATTTGCCACCTGGAAAATGCGGTTCTGATTCCGGTCAACATCATCGCCAATAACGTTAAACGCATTCCGGTTGACCGGCCGGTAGTGGTTTACTGCCACCACGGTATTCGCAGCCAGTACGTGGTTGATTACCTCCAGAAGGAATTTGGTTTTACGAACCTGATGAACCTGCAGGGCGGCATCAACAGCTGGGCGCGGGATGTAGAACCCGAAATGGAAGTCTATTAACGTTAAAACATGCTACCTAACGCCCGCTTGCTGTCAGCCAGAGCAGCAAGCGGGCTTTTTTTATTCCATTCAAAACAGGACCGCCGTACGCGGACTCAGAATCGGTCAGTCTGCTGCGGCTTAGCAGAAAATGACTGATACAGTAAGCGGCAGTTTTGACAAAAGGGCATTGACGACTAGGCCTTTGTCAGGTGTTTGAGACTTTTTGCTTTGCCATTCAGCCCGGCCTTTTTCTTCTCCGGAACCGGGTCTTCCTCTTTTTGCACCGGATCGGCAGTTGGGCTGGCCGGAACGGCTTTTCCCGCAAATTCTCCTTCGAGTTGCCGCCGACCGTCTTTGATTCGCATATGCCCGGCAAAATCAGTTGCTTTTCTTCCGCCGATGTTCAGGGAGCTGACTAAGCGCTGCAATTGCGTAGGGTCGTATCCTACCAGATAAGACAGCAACGAAACCGTTACGGCAAATTTGAAATAAGAAGCCGCCGACATGCCGAGAATTGGGGTAGAGGTATCACTCGCATCCACCGGAACGGAAAAACTGGCTACGTATGAACCGGCTACCAGAATCAGGTACGCCAGAAAACCGCGAAACATCGAAACTACGGGGTGTTCGGTCATATAAACAAGACTCCGGTATTCGAACGAATCCGGCTCCAATGCATCCATGTCAATGTGGGGCTTTTCGTTAACTGCACTGAGATTACTGGACAGGCCCCCAATCACCCCCGCCAGAGCCGCCAGCAGGGCGGTATTGGTTGGCGTAAACGTCAGGGCGTACAACCACAACGTATCCCAGATGACATGCCCTGCTTTGTCAAGAGGTTGCAGCTTCGACGCCGGCACACTCAACCCCATAAAAAATAAAACCAGCCAACCGAAAAAGAGGAAAATCCCCATCAATCCACGGTTGCGGACGTAGTGTTTACCAACAGCCGGATTTTCGACAGTAAGCGCATCGTCTGTTTTCATAGCGGTAAGGGTTAACCTAATGAAGTTACGCCC
This Larkinella insperata DNA region includes the following protein-coding sequences:
- the moeB gene encoding molybdopterin-synthase adenylyltransferase MoeB produces the protein MLLPAEYTRYEKHLNLPEIGVEGQLKLKQARVLVVGAGGLGCPVLLYLTAAGVGSIGVIDPDTVAISNLQRQVIYTTEQVGKPKATVAVNSLKKINPEISFNAYAYALDRSNARTIIDEYDLVVDCTDNFTVRYLVNDVCVMQEKPFIYGAIHRFEGQVAVLNARLAPSEFQPEEIRRGPTYRCLFPEFPNQMEIPNCAETGVLGVLPGVIGTYQANEVIKLITGVGHSLSEELLMVDLLAMSFQKIRVRRRLDAETAAQNGWEEGQRTVAKTEIRQSITALELAQRLTKDEDIFLLDVRERPEYNICHLENAVLIPVNIIANNVKRIPVDRPVVVYCHHGIRSQYVVDYLQKEFGFTNLMNLQGGINSWARDVEPEMEVY